One window of the Onychostoma macrolepis isolate SWU-2019 chromosome 21, ASM1243209v1, whole genome shotgun sequence genome contains the following:
- the LOC131528564 gene encoding SLC35A4 upstream open reading frame protein isoform X2: MADKDPFRQLKDLSLLKDQLDNIQRRVEDEVGVGIPQGGNVLSSPFLKGFLAGYVVAKLRSSAVLGVLVGTCTGIFAAQSYQVPNVEQTIKNYFSSFKKR, encoded by the exons ATGGCGGACAAG GATCCATTCAGGCAGCTGAAAGACCTGTCTCTGCTTAAAGACCAGCTCGATAACATTCAGCGTCGGGTGGAGGATGAAGTCGGAGTTGGGATTCCACAG GGTGGAAATGTGCTCAGTTCTCCCTTCCTCAAAGGCTTTTTGGCTGGGTATGTGGTGGCAAAGCTCCGCTCCTCTGCAGTCCTGGGAGTTCTTGTAGGAACCTGCACTGGCATCTTTGCTGCTCAGAGCTATCAAGTGCCTAACGTTGAGCAGACCATAAAAAACTACTTCAGCTCATTTAAGAAGAGATAG
- the LOC131528564 gene encoding SLC35A4 upstream open reading frame protein isoform X1 has translation MFLDQDPFRQLKDLSLLKDQLDNIQRRVEDEVGVGIPQGGNVLSSPFLKGFLAGYVVAKLRSSAVLGVLVGTCTGIFAAQSYQVPNVEQTIKNYFSSFKKR, from the exons ATGTTTCTTGATCAGGATCCATTCAGGCAGCTGAAAGACCTGTCTCTGCTTAAAGACCAGCTCGATAACATTCAGCGTCGGGTGGAGGATGAAGTCGGAGTTGGGATTCCACAG GGTGGAAATGTGCTCAGTTCTCCCTTCCTCAAAGGCTTTTTGGCTGGGTATGTGGTGGCAAAGCTCCGCTCCTCTGCAGTCCTGGGAGTTCTTGTAGGAACCTGCACTGGCATCTTTGCTGCTCAGAGCTATCAAGTGCCTAACGTTGAGCAGACCATAAAAAACTACTTCAGCTCATTTAAGAAGAGATAG
- the cd74b gene encoding CD74 molecule, major histocompatibility complex, class II invariant chain b, which translates to MSTDGNEAPLIRASSEQTSINMGTQGRSNNQALKVAGVTLLAGILIAGQAFTAYMAYGQKQQLNTLERRSDRLQEISRKSVMRAPLQMHLPMSSLALTYEDEPKEKDSSSKNPKPELTQCQKETSGEVKSLLPSFRPKCDKNGDYLAQQCWDKTDFCWCVDKNGVEIPDSLTNGTAKCQGFDTADAMMAVPLLGKDGH; encoded by the exons ATGTCCACCGACGGAAACGAGGCACCACTTATCAGAGCTTCAAGCGAGCAAACTTCAATCAACATGGGAACTCAGGGAAG ATCTAACAATCAGGCCTTGAAGGTGGCAGGAGTGACTCTGCTGGCTGGCATTCTGATCGCAGGTCAGGCCTTCACCGCCTACATGGCATACGGCCAGAAGCAGCAGCTCAACACCCTGGAGAGACGCAGCGACCGCCTGCAGGAGATCAGCCGCAAGTCTG TAATGCGTGCCCCCTTGCAAATGCATCTCCCCATGAGCTCCCTCGCTCTGACATATGAGGATGAGCCCAAGGAGAAG gattcctccTCCAAAAATCCCAAACCAG AGCTCACCCAGTGCCAGAAGGAGACTTCTGGGGAGGTCAAGAGTCTCCTGCCATCTTTCCGCCCCAAGTGTGACAAGAACGGAGACTATCTGGCTCAGCAGTGCTGGGACAAGACTGACTTTTGCTGGTGTGTGGACAAGAACGGCGTTGAGATTCCTGATTCCCTGACCAATGGCACTGCTAAGTGTCAGGGCTTCGATACCG CTGATGCAATGATGGCAGTGCCTCTTTTGGGAAAAGATGGCCATTGA
- the rps14 gene encoding 40S ribosomal protein S14, with amino-acid sequence MAPRKGKEKKEEQVISLGPQVAEGENVFGVCHIFASFNDTFVHVTDLSGKETICRVTGGMKVKADRDESSPYAAMLAAQDVAQRCKELGITALHIKLRATGGNRTKTPGPGAQSALRALARSGMKIGRIEDVTPIPSDSTRRKGGRRGRRL; translated from the exons ATGGCACCTCGCAAGGGTAAGGAAAAGAAGGAAGAGCAGGTCATCAGCCTGGGACCTCAGGTTGCCGAAGGCGAGAATGTGTTTGGAGTCTGTCACATCTTTGCATCCTTCAACGACACCTTCGTCCATGTCACTGACCTCTCTGGCAA AGAAACAATCTGCCGTGTTACTGGTGGGATGAAGGTGAAAGCCGACAGAGACGAGTCCTCTCCTTATGCTGCTATGTTGGCAGCTCAGGATGTGGCTCAGAGGTGTAAGGAGCTGGGGATCACCGCTCTGCACATCAAACTGAGGGCCACTGGTGGAAACAG AACCAAGACACCTGGACCAGGGGCACAGTCTGCCCTCAGGGCTCTGGCTCGTTCTGGCATGAAGATTGGCCGTATCG AGGACGTCACCCCCATTCCATCGGACAGCACCCGCAGAAAGGGAGGTCGCCGTGGACGTCGTCTGTAA